One Candidatus Methylomirabilota bacterium DNA segment encodes these proteins:
- the ald gene encoding alanine dehydrogenase produces the protein MIIGVPKEIKEAESRVAIIPAGVQALQAHGHRVLVQRGAGIGSGLSDDAYAKAGAELIGDPTTIYAQADLIYKVKEPIPPECEMLREGQVLFTFLHLAPVPELTKQLLARRVVAVAYETVETPEGRKPLLEPMSEIAGRMAIHVGAHYLATPHGGRGVLIGGVPGVPPATVVILGGGVVGANAAKVAAGMGAWVYLLDVDQTRMRHLDEILPENVTTLISNSMSIEECVRRADILIGAVYISGARAPKLVTREMITLMKPGSVIVDVAIDQGGCFETSRPTSHSDPVYAVDGILHYCVANMPGAFARTSTFALTNVTLPYALRLADSGWRRAILDCPELSLGLNLALGHVTHPAVADAHGLAYLPPLDAAKA, from the coding sequence ATGATCATCGGGGTCCCAAAAGAGATCAAAGAGGCTGAGAGTCGGGTAGCGATCATACCCGCCGGCGTCCAGGCGTTGCAGGCGCATGGGCACCGGGTGCTGGTCCAGCGAGGGGCCGGGATCGGCTCCGGCTTATCGGACGACGCATACGCCAAGGCCGGAGCCGAACTGATTGGCGATCCGACAACGATCTACGCCCAGGCCGATCTGATCTACAAGGTCAAGGAACCGATTCCTCCCGAGTGCGAGATGCTCCGGGAAGGACAGGTGTTGTTTACCTTTCTGCATCTGGCCCCCGTGCCTGAACTCACCAAACAGCTCCTTGCGCGGCGGGTGGTAGCGGTGGCCTATGAGACCGTAGAGACGCCAGAAGGCCGAAAGCCGCTACTCGAGCCGATGAGCGAGATCGCCGGACGGATGGCAATCCACGTCGGGGCGCACTATCTGGCTACCCCGCATGGCGGGCGCGGCGTGCTGATCGGCGGGGTGCCAGGGGTCCCCCCCGCCACCGTCGTAATCCTGGGCGGCGGCGTCGTCGGGGCCAACGCGGCGAAGGTAGCGGCAGGCATGGGCGCATGGGTCTATCTGTTGGACGTGGATCAGACCCGCATGCGCCACCTTGACGAGATCCTTCCGGAGAATGTGACGACCCTCATTTCAAATTCGATGAGCATCGAGGAGTGCGTACGACGGGCCGATATCCTGATCGGGGCCGTCTACATCTCCGGGGCCAGAGCCCCCAAACTGGTGACCCGGGAGATGATCACGCTCATGAAGCCTGGATCGGTGATCGTTGATGTGGCCATCGATCAGGGCGGCTGCTTTGAGACCAGCCGCCCCACCTCCCACAGCGACCCCGTTTATGCCGTGGACGGTATCCTGCACTACTGTGTCGCCAACATGCCAGGCGCCTTCGCCAGGACCTCAACCTTTGCCCTCACCAACGTCACCCTTCCCTACGCCCTTCGGCTCGCCGACAGCGGGTGGCGCCGGGCCATCCTGGACTGCCCAGAGTTGTCGCTGGGATTGAATCTCGCCCTCGGTCACGTCACCCATCCCGCGGTGGCCGACGCGCATGGCCTGGCCTACCTGCCGCCCCTGGACGCCGCAAAGGCTTAG
- a CDS encoding diguanylate cyclase translates to MEQPLLSPGNREVDRRQSAPATPLRILLVEGNAVDAGLLLQAITHGGFDVTSVRVETAEQMRAELARAEWDIIVADYHLPTFDGMAALKLLRSTGKAIPFIVVSGIISDETAIEVVKAGARDYIRKDQPARLVAAIRRELDAARIQRAQPRSGAPHMWRHIGIASRLMCGFVVATLLFALLGIWHAVVHMRAVNHAVIADAEQSARYLSVSVAKLDEKAGRPDVFFDQPAYIQELVEKLARVQKRDIEIVDSRKRIVADVITQDIGMTYTHDEGNDVALTIQDGRARAFVERSADYPAGIRQMVVPIQARDGKIVGALLLDYTASYESDMRHVAVQTRWFAIAGLFVLAIAAGIGWVTSRSITKPIHQLREAAYRLGRQELDAPISMECADEIGELADAFEQMRVNLVIALDARANLEQTLAGSNRALRRLVNRAPIAGMVLDFNGVVRMWSLDAERLYGWGEGEVLNRPAPGIPPDKRDEFEALCKRLAGGEIITGHETMRLKKDGTPLDVTLSLAPWSDSRGNVTGFISIAIDNTDRKRAEVALREANAAITVTMRELERRTAELHLLREMTDLIQGSISADEAYDVAQRYLPRLFPHDTGALYVRSPSRDLLEQTSAWGDPTAYLSSAFASEDCWALRRGQPHCVRASRDEPLCRHTPPAKRREWMCVPLLAHGEALGILHLCRCEVDDTDLAEPAFLTLAETVANSLSLSLGNLRLRETLRQQSIRDSLTGLFNRRYLDETLPREILRATRAGSTLGVVMLDIDHFKQLNDTHGHDAGDAVLSALGRFLRHHVRGDDIACRYGGEEFTLILPGASLDIVRERAEQVRLGAQSLVVRVAGIQLGTITLSLGVAVWPQHGETADAVLQAADSALYRAKQGGRNRVEIAA, encoded by the coding sequence ATGGAACAGCCGCTCCTCTCACCTGGTAATCGAGAAGTAGACCGCCGGCAATCCGCACCAGCCACCCCTTTGCGCATCCTGCTCGTTGAAGGCAACGCAGTCGACGCCGGACTGCTGTTGCAGGCGATCACGCATGGCGGCTTTGACGTCACGTCCGTGCGTGTCGAAACTGCTGAGCAGATGCGCGCGGAGCTGGCGCGCGCCGAGTGGGATATCATCGTCGCCGACTACCACCTGCCGACCTTTGACGGCATGGCAGCGCTGAAGCTCCTGCGATCAACCGGAAAAGCGATTCCGTTCATCGTTGTTTCCGGCATCATTTCCGACGAGACCGCGATTGAAGTCGTCAAAGCGGGCGCGCGAGATTATATTCGCAAGGATCAGCCTGCGCGCCTGGTTGCCGCAATCCGGCGTGAACTGGACGCCGCCCGCATTCAGCGCGCTCAACCCCGGTCCGGCGCGCCGCATATGTGGCGCCACATCGGGATTGCGTCCCGCCTGATGTGCGGTTTTGTCGTGGCGACGCTTTTGTTCGCTTTGTTGGGCATCTGGCACGCAGTCGTACATATGCGAGCGGTTAACCATGCCGTGATAGCCGACGCGGAGCAGAGCGCGCGCTACTTGAGCGTGAGTGTCGCCAAACTGGATGAAAAGGCCGGTAGGCCAGATGTCTTCTTCGACCAGCCCGCCTATATACAGGAGTTGGTGGAGAAACTGGCGCGAGTGCAGAAGCGGGACATTGAGATCGTGGACTCGCGTAAGCGGATTGTTGCAGACGTGATCACACAAGATATTGGGATGACGTATACGCACGATGAGGGCAATGATGTGGCGCTGACCATCCAGGATGGCCGGGCTCGCGCGTTCGTTGAAAGAAGCGCGGACTATCCTGCCGGCATCCGTCAGATGGTTGTTCCGATCCAGGCCAGAGACGGGAAGATCGTAGGCGCGCTGCTGTTGGATTACACCGCGTCCTACGAAAGCGACATGCGGCACGTTGCAGTACAGACGCGCTGGTTCGCGATAGCCGGTCTTTTTGTGCTGGCTATCGCAGCAGGTATCGGCTGGGTGACATCGCGGTCGATTACGAAGCCGATCCATCAACTGCGCGAGGCCGCATACAGGCTGGGACGACAGGAGCTGGATGCGCCAATCTCGATGGAGTGCGCCGATGAAATCGGCGAACTGGCCGATGCGTTCGAACAGATGCGCGTTAATCTGGTCATCGCGCTGGACGCGCGGGCCAATCTGGAACAGACGCTTGCCGGCAGCAATCGAGCCCTGCGTAGGCTGGTCAACCGAGCGCCTATCGCGGGTATGGTGCTCGACTTCAACGGTGTCGTGCGGATGTGGAGTCTCGACGCCGAACGGTTGTATGGCTGGGGTGAGGGGGAAGTTCTGAACCGTCCCGCACCGGGGATTCCACCCGACAAGCGCGATGAATTTGAGGCGTTGTGTAAGCGGCTTGCCGGTGGCGAGATCATCACTGGGCATGAGACCATGCGTCTGAAAAAAGACGGCACGCCGCTGGACGTTACGCTGTCGCTTGCACCCTGGAGCGATTCGCGCGGTAATGTCACGGGCTTTATCTCAATTGCCATCGATAACACCGACCGCAAGCGCGCGGAGGTCGCGCTGCGCGAAGCAAACGCCGCAATAACCGTTACGATGCGCGAATTGGAACGTCGTACGGCGGAACTGCACCTGCTGCGCGAAATGACCGACCTGATCCAAGGCAGCATCAGCGCCGATGAAGCGTACGATGTCGCTCAACGCTATCTGCCGCGACTGTTCCCTCACGACACGGGCGCGCTCTATGTGCGTTCACCCTCGCGGGACCTCCTGGAACAGACGTCGGCATGGGGCGATCCGACGGCTTATCTGAGCTCTGCCTTCGCGTCCGAAGACTGTTGGGCCCTGCGGCGCGGGCAGCCGCATTGCGTACGCGCCAGTCGCGACGAGCCGCTGTGCCGTCACACGCCTCCCGCCAAGCGGCGAGAGTGGATGTGCGTCCCATTGCTGGCGCACGGCGAGGCGCTGGGTATCTTACATCTCTGCCGTTGCGAAGTCGACGACACAGACCTGGCGGAACCGGCTTTCCTAACCCTGGCGGAGACCGTAGCCAACAGCCTCAGCCTCTCCCTCGGCAACCTGCGGCTGCGTGAGACCCTGCGCCAGCAATCGATTCGCGATTCGTTGACCGGTCTGTTCAATCGCCGCTATCTGGACGAGACCCTGCCGCGCGAAATCCTGCGCGCCACACGTGCCGGTTCAACGCTCGGCGTGGTAATGTTGGATATCGACCATTTCAAGCAGCTCAACGACACCCACGGGCATGACGCCGGCGACGCGGTCCTCTCTGCGCTGGGCAGATTCTTGCGGCATCACGTGCGCGGCGACGATATTGCGTGTCGCTACGGCGGCGAAGAGTTCACGCTGATTCTGCCTGGCGCCTCGCTGGACATTGTACGCGAGCGCGCGGAACAGGTGCGCCTCGGCGCGCAGTCGCTTGTGGTGCGTGTTGCCGGTATACAATTGGGTACGATCACGCTCTCATTGGGCGTCGCCGTCTGGCCGCAGCATGGCGAGACGGCAGACGCAGTGCTGCAAGCGGCGGACTCGGCCCTCTATCGTGCCAAGCAGGGAGGCAGAAATCGCGTCGAGATCGCCGCGTAA
- the lspA gene encoding signal peptidase II, translated as MLDLQRKRGSVDPLPGCLRPLRQRPGRDRGEGIGLRFYAVALIVIVLDQISKLLIQASIPLGHSIPLIPDLFAIVHVMNPGAAFGFLAAQAAGVRNPFFIGISLLAIGFILYYRHHRSDDHPLGSFGLSLILGGAVGNLADRLRIGMVVDFIDVHYYQYHWPAFNVADSAITIGVSLMMLTLILDERRERHRGPAS; from the coding sequence ATGCTGGACCTACAGCGAAAGCGTGGGTCGGTCGATCCCTTACCCGGATGTCTGCGCCCGCTGCGCCAGCGTCCTGGAAGAGATAGGGGAGAGGGTATAGGGTTGCGTTTCTACGCTGTTGCGCTCATCGTTATCGTTCTCGATCAGATCTCCAAGCTGTTGATCCAGGCTTCGATACCCCTCGGCCACAGCATCCCCCTCATCCCTGATCTCTTCGCGATCGTCCATGTCATGAACCCTGGTGCGGCATTCGGCTTCCTGGCCGCCCAGGCCGCAGGGGTTCGCAACCCTTTCTTCATCGGCATCTCTCTCCTGGCCATCGGGTTCATTCTGTACTATCGACATCACAGATCTGACGACCATCCGCTTGGCTCGTTCGGGTTGAGCCTGATCCTTGGGGGCGCTGTCGGCAACCTGGCGGATCGGTTGAGAATCGGGATGGTTGTCGACTTCATCGATGTTCACTATTACCAGTATCACTGGCCCGCGTTCAACGTTGCGGACTCCGCCATCACCATCGGCGTGTCGCTCATGATGCTCACGCTGATCCTTGATGAACGTCGGGAGCGTCATCGAGGTCCGGCTTCGTGA
- the ileS gene encoding isoleucine--tRNA ligase — protein MNYKETLNLPTTVFPMKADLPILEPSILKRWEASGLYDRLREVRADRQVWILHDGPPYANGHIHIGHALNKILKDIVVKSRSMFGYNAAYVPGWDCHGLPIEHQVDKDLGSKKAEVSLVEKRALCREYAARFVDIQREEFRRLGVLGNWSDPYLTMDYKYEATIVRELGRLFGTGAAYKGKKPVHWCASCRTALAEAEVEYGDHSSPSIYVKFPLNPDVAERLPVLQGKRSFVVIWTTTPWTLPANLAIAVHPDASYVIVESTDEFFIVAKDRLEVTLAAAGVKASRVVEEVSGRTLEGLTARHPWIERPSKVVLADYVTMDQGTGCVHTAPGHGVEDYETGLRYGLDIYNPVDAAGRFVADLPLVGGLSVWKANSTIVAELQRRGLLLSEVQVEHSYPHCWRCKNPTIFRATEQWFISMDAAVLSDESGRRTGLRAKALTEIKQVRWIPSWGEDRISNMVAYRSDWCISRQRAWGVPIVAFYCAHCGHILADQQLAEHVATMIERAGADMWYTKTAADLLPPGTTCSNCKRTDFEKERDILDVWFDSGVSHAAVLAVRPDQQWPADMYLEGSDQHRGWFHSSLLTAVGTRGHAPYRAVLTHGFVVDGEGKKMSKSLGNVVAPQEVIERYGAEILRLWVAAEDYRDDIRISEEILKRLAEGYRRIRNTCRYLLGNLSDFQPTQDALPPNELDEIDRFILSRLERLIERVRRAYETYEFHLLYHSLHNFCAVDLSAFYLDVLKDRVYTSAPRSRARRAAQTSMYRILGALVRLMAPVLSFTADEVWQAMPKEGGEGESVHLAEFPLVRPDLLDETLEARWDILLSVRDEVLKALEAARKAKLIGTSLEARVDLLVEPALLPVLTQYEADLPMLFIVSSVSVGSLAEADTVGKKVEVRVGRAEGLKCARCWTYSESVGRSIPYPDVCARCASVLEEIGERV, from the coding sequence ATGAATTATAAAGAGACACTCAATCTACCTACAACCGTCTTTCCGATGAAGGCGGATCTCCCTATACTCGAGCCATCTATCCTGAAACGGTGGGAAGCTTCGGGTCTCTATGATCGGCTCCGCGAGGTTCGGGCTGATCGGCAGGTCTGGATCCTCCACGACGGCCCTCCCTACGCGAACGGCCACATCCACATTGGTCATGCACTCAATAAGATATTGAAGGACATCGTGGTCAAGTCCAGGTCGATGTTCGGCTACAACGCCGCCTACGTCCCGGGATGGGATTGCCACGGACTTCCGATCGAACACCAGGTCGACAAAGACTTGGGCAGTAAGAAAGCAGAGGTGTCGCTGGTGGAAAAGCGAGCGCTTTGCCGCGAGTACGCCGCCCGGTTTGTCGACATTCAGCGGGAAGAGTTCAGGCGGCTCGGGGTACTCGGCAACTGGTCGGATCCCTACCTCACCATGGATTACAAATACGAGGCAACGATCGTCCGTGAACTGGGGAGGTTGTTCGGAACGGGGGCAGCCTACAAGGGCAAGAAGCCGGTTCACTGGTGCGCCTCATGCCGGACCGCTCTGGCCGAAGCCGAGGTCGAGTACGGCGATCATTCATCTCCGTCCATCTACGTTAAGTTTCCGCTTAACCCGGATGTCGCGGAGCGCCTGCCGGTCCTGCAGGGCAAACGATCGTTCGTCGTGATCTGGACGACGACACCGTGGACGCTGCCGGCGAATCTGGCTATCGCCGTACATCCGGATGCATCCTACGTGATCGTCGAATCGACTGACGAGTTCTTCATCGTCGCCAAAGATCGGCTGGAGGTTACACTTGCAGCCGCAGGGGTGAAAGCGAGCCGGGTTGTCGAGGAAGTATCTGGTCGTACGCTGGAAGGACTTACGGCCAGGCATCCCTGGATCGAACGACCCTCGAAGGTTGTGCTGGCCGACTATGTCACCATGGACCAGGGGACAGGGTGTGTGCATACGGCGCCGGGACATGGGGTTGAGGACTACGAGACCGGCCTCCGATACGGTCTCGATATCTATAACCCTGTCGACGCAGCCGGGCGGTTCGTTGCGGATCTGCCGCTTGTCGGCGGCCTGAGCGTCTGGAAGGCCAACAGCACGATCGTTGCAGAGCTTCAGCGCCGCGGTCTGCTGCTGTCGGAGGTGCAAGTCGAGCACTCCTATCCCCATTGCTGGCGGTGCAAGAACCCGACCATCTTTCGGGCGACGGAACAGTGGTTCATCTCCATGGACGCGGCGGTCCTGTCTGATGAAAGCGGCAGGCGGACCGGACTCCGCGCCAAGGCCCTGACGGAGATCAAGCAGGTTCGGTGGATCCCCTCCTGGGGCGAGGACAGGATCAGCAATATGGTCGCGTACCGCTCCGACTGGTGCATCTCGCGGCAGCGGGCCTGGGGGGTCCCGATTGTCGCCTTCTACTGCGCGCATTGTGGCCACATCCTGGCGGACCAGCAGCTCGCGGAGCACGTGGCAACCATGATCGAACGCGCGGGAGCTGACATGTGGTACACAAAAACGGCAGCGGACCTGCTTCCGCCCGGGACCACCTGTTCTAACTGCAAGAGGACCGACTTCGAGAAGGAACGCGACATCCTGGATGTCTGGTTCGATTCCGGTGTGAGCCACGCAGCCGTCCTCGCGGTCCGACCTGACCAACAGTGGCCCGCCGACATGTACCTCGAAGGGAGCGACCAGCATCGGGGCTGGTTCCATAGCTCGTTGCTCACCGCAGTCGGAACCCGGGGACACGCGCCCTATCGGGCGGTCCTGACCCACGGCTTCGTGGTGGACGGCGAAGGCAAGAAGATGTCGAAGTCGCTCGGCAACGTTGTGGCGCCCCAAGAGGTGATCGAACGGTACGGCGCCGAGATTCTTCGCTTGTGGGTGGCAGCCGAGGACTATCGCGATGATATCCGGATCTCCGAGGAAATCTTGAAGCGACTGGCGGAAGGGTACCGGCGCATTCGGAATACCTGTCGCTATCTGCTCGGCAACCTGTCCGACTTCCAGCCTACTCAGGATGCGCTGCCGCCCAACGAACTCGATGAGATCGATCGGTTCATCCTGAGTCGACTGGAGCGGCTCATCGAACGAGTGCGCCGGGCCTACGAGACCTACGAGTTTCACCTCCTCTACCATAGCCTGCACAACTTCTGCGCTGTGGACCTTTCAGCCTTTTACCTGGATGTCCTCAAGGATCGGGTCTACACTTCGGCCCCTCGCTCTCGCGCCAGACGTGCGGCCCAAACCTCGATGTATCGGATCCTTGGCGCGCTCGTCAGACTTATGGCGCCGGTCCTGTCCTTTACCGCCGATGAGGTCTGGCAGGCAATGCCCAAGGAGGGCGGCGAGGGGGAGAGCGTGCACCTTGCCGAATTCCCGCTCGTCCGGCCCGATCTGCTGGACGAAACCCTTGAAGCCCGCTGGGATATTTTACTGTCGGTTCGTGATGAGGTCCTGAAAGCCCTCGAAGCCGCTCGCAAAGCCAAGCTTATCGGGACGTCACTGGAGGCGCGAGTTGACCTGCTGGTCGAGCCCGCCTTGCTGCCGGTTCTCACCCAGTACGAAGCTGATCTGCCGATGCTGTTCATCGTCTCGTCCGTGAGCGTAGGGAGTCTGGCCGAGGCGGATACGGTCGGAAAAAAGGTTGAGGTGCGGGTAGGGCGGGCAGAGGGGCTCAAATGCGCGCGATGCTGGACCTACAGCGAAAGCGTGGGTCGGTCGATCCCTTACCCGGATGTCTGCGCCCGCTGCGCCAGCGTCCTGGAAGAGATAGGGGAGAGGGTATAG
- a CDS encoding HAD-IA family hydrolase, giving the protein MEKLKAIIFDVDGTLADTERNGHLVACNEAFAQMGFDIRWSWEEFKELLKIPGNARRMRLALSTRTSLSETEIDRIVPELFALKKELYLQRVGGLSLYPGVARIIHEAIDRGIRLAIVSVTHEDQILALLKALIPEALDVFSPIFGQQSGKKDSALYARCAAMLGFDASEILVIEDSEKGFKAANGAGLPCAVVYNEYTRGQDFTGAELVVRSLECLNLDLLERLCLS; this is encoded by the coding sequence ATGGAAAAACTCAAGGCGATTATCTTTGACGTGGATGGGACGCTGGCCGATACGGAGCGGAACGGGCATCTGGTGGCCTGCAACGAGGCGTTCGCGCAGATGGGGTTTGATATCCGCTGGAGCTGGGAGGAGTTCAAAGAGCTGTTGAAGATTCCCGGTAATGCCCGGCGGATGCGACTGGCGCTTTCGACCCGGACCTCGCTCTCCGAGACCGAGATCGACCGGATTGTGCCGGAGCTGTTTGCGTTGAAGAAGGAGTTGTATCTGCAGCGGGTTGGTGGGCTGTCGCTGTACCCCGGTGTGGCCCGGATTATCCACGAGGCGATCGATCGCGGTATTCGACTGGCGATCGTATCGGTCACCCATGAAGATCAGATCCTCGCGCTCCTGAAGGCGCTGATTCCAGAGGCTCTCGATGTCTTCAGCCCGATTTTCGGCCAACAATCCGGAAAGAAGGACTCGGCCCTGTATGCGCGGTGCGCGGCGATGCTCGGATTCGATGCGTCGGAGATCCTGGTTATCGAGGACTCCGAGAAAGGTTTCAAGGCGGCCAATGGAGCCGGCTTGCCGTGCGCCGTCGTCTATAATGAGTATACGCGCGGTCAGGACTTCACCGGCGCCGAGCTTGTGGTCCGGAGCCTGGAGTGCCTGAACCTCGACCTTCTGGAAAGGTTGTGCCTGAGCTAA
- the rodA gene encoding rod shape-determining protein RodA, whose protein sequence is MLIPRRVLPVLDWRLVASAAGLAALSVLIIYSTSGMHASLFRRSLYLKQAIWVVMGLSAMILLCLVPYRTTWSLAYPLYAFLLIALVLVALTGRTGLGAQRWLSIGSFAFQPSEFMKLSLIILLARYFEDRKEELCAPRIFIVPILLTLLPTVFVLRQPDLGTAIMLLLICASILAVMGLKIRYFVLVGAVGSAVAPVLWNFLHDYQKNRVLVLMYPDMDPMGVGYHVAQSKIAVGSGGVIGKGWMAATQSQLNFLPENHTDFIFAGLAEQWGFIGSLGLLLIYAYLLSRGLRLAKDAHDLFTMITSFGIVSMMAWQVVINIGMVTGIMPVVGIPLPLLSYGGSSMLVNMLAVGLLLNLHKHRYLY, encoded by the coding sequence ATGTTAATACCTCGCCGCGTTCTACCCGTCCTCGACTGGCGACTTGTCGCCTCCGCTGCCGGGCTTGCCGCCCTGAGCGTCCTGATCATCTACAGCACAAGCGGGATGCACGCCTCCCTCTTTCGAAGATCGCTGTATCTGAAACAGGCGATCTGGGTAGTGATGGGACTCTCCGCCATGATCCTGCTCTGCCTGGTCCCTTACCGGACAACCTGGAGCCTGGCCTATCCTCTGTACGCCTTTCTCCTGATCGCGCTGGTGCTTGTCGCCCTGACCGGCCGAACCGGCCTGGGCGCCCAGCGATGGCTCAGCATCGGATCGTTCGCGTTTCAACCTTCGGAGTTCATGAAGCTGTCACTCATCATCCTGCTGGCTCGCTACTTTGAGGATCGAAAGGAAGAGTTATGCGCACCTCGGATCTTTATCGTGCCGATCCTCCTGACCCTTCTGCCGACGGTCTTTGTCCTACGGCAACCCGATCTTGGCACCGCCATCATGCTGCTCTTGATCTGTGCCAGCATCCTGGCAGTGATGGGACTGAAGATTCGCTACTTCGTTCTGGTCGGCGCAGTCGGATCTGCTGTCGCGCCGGTGCTCTGGAACTTCCTGCATGACTACCAGAAGAATCGGGTTCTCGTGCTGATGTATCCTGATATGGATCCCATGGGCGTGGGCTATCATGTCGCCCAATCGAAGATCGCCGTCGGCTCAGGGGGGGTGATCGGAAAGGGATGGATGGCGGCGACGCAGAGCCAGCTCAATTTCCTGCCGGAGAATCACACCGACTTCATCTTCGCCGGTCTGGCGGAGCAATGGGGCTTCATCGGCTCGCTAGGTTTACTGCTGATCTATGCCTACCTTCTTTCGAGGGGTCTTCGCCTCGCTAAAGATGCCCACGACCTGTTCACCATGATCACGAGCTTCGGCATCGTGAGCATGATGGCGTGGCAGGTGGTGATCAACATCGGGATGGTGACCGGCATCATGCCGGTAGTCGGCATTCCGCTCCCGCTGCTCTCCTACGGGGGCTCTTCCATGCTGGTGAACATGCTGGCCGTTGGGCTGCTGCTCAACCTTCACAAACATCGGTATCTGTATTGA
- a CDS encoding RluA family pseudouridine synthase, whose protein sequence is MSGDEVRELIADASVAGLRLDRYLTAATGLPRSQIQRLIKAGRVLVDGRHPKASATAHPGQQISLSIPSPQPSTLTPEPIPLDILYEDTDLLILNKPAGLVVHPAPGHPAGTLVHAILYHCPDLPGIGEERRPGIVHRLDKETSGAMVVAKTDAAMASLATQFKGRRVQKTYIALVHGEVKQSEGQIVADIGRHERDRKRMAVRTRKGRKAVTIYRVVKRLGDLTLLELMPQTGRTHQIRVHLSAIGHPVVGDKVYGGTKEKKFKVQSSKFKGKAERHLLHAWKLGFFHPRTDAWMEFEAPLPPDFKSRLHTES, encoded by the coding sequence GTGAGCGGCGATGAGGTCCGCGAACTCATAGCCGATGCCTCGGTCGCCGGCCTGCGGCTGGACCGGTACCTCACTGCCGCGACCGGGCTCCCACGCTCACAGATCCAGCGCCTCATCAAAGCCGGCCGGGTGCTGGTCGATGGTCGCCACCCGAAGGCGAGCGCCACGGCCCACCCGGGCCAGCAGATCAGCCTCTCGATCCCTTCGCCACAACCGTCCACTCTCACACCTGAACCGATTCCCCTCGACATCCTGTACGAAGATACCGACCTCCTGATCCTGAATAAGCCGGCGGGACTGGTCGTGCACCCCGCCCCCGGGCATCCGGCCGGTACGCTGGTCCACGCCATTCTGTATCACTGTCCGGATCTCCCAGGGATCGGCGAAGAGCGACGACCAGGGATCGTTCACCGGCTCGACAAAGAGACGTCGGGAGCGATGGTCGTGGCTAAAACCGACGCGGCCATGGCCTCACTCGCCACACAATTCAAAGGACGCCGGGTCCAGAAGACCTACATCGCGCTGGTGCATGGCGAGGTCAAGCAGTCTGAGGGGCAGATCGTAGCTGACATCGGCCGGCACGAACGGGATCGAAAGCGGATGGCGGTGCGCACACGCAAAGGTCGGAAGGCGGTAACCATCTACCGGGTGGTGAAGCGACTGGGTGACCTTACACTACTCGAACTCATGCCGCAGACCGGCAGGACCCACCAGATCCGGGTCCACCTGTCCGCAATCGGCCACCCGGTCGTGGGCGATAAGGTGTACGGGGGAACAAAGGAAAAAAAGTTCAAAGTTCAAAGTTCAAAGTTCAAGGGTAAGGCGGAGCGGCATCTGCTGCATGCCTGGAAGTTGGGTTTCTTCCACCCGAGGACCGATGCGTGGATGGAGTTCGAGGCCCCGCTGCCGCCGGACTTCAAAAGCCGGCTTCACACAGAATCCTAG
- a CDS encoding methyltransferase domain-containing protein — protein MTAQTNPHDVGSHVAAVYNAMLAEYDQIEDQFYFAECYRIYRETVEWIVREKPDGLAIDLGCGTGKQTVLLAQRAGRVVGIDISDQMIEAARQRCNGRSNVSLVTGDITRLPFEDGCAQAMVAYGDVIGHNFTAVDVVLREMVRVCAPRGLISFEIDSKWCPDLLYLPKELWQAMTTLGGHLREWKEMQFKTFTWSELTRLLQAHNLRLVEVRSMNILTMLFPPSLLFRRRQDAPRFDALFRRVMALDMRLGRCLRCGSTRIVTVEKP, from the coding sequence ATGACTGCTCAGACGAACCCGCATGATGTCGGCTCCCATGTGGCGGCGGTTTATAACGCCATGCTGGCGGAGTACGACCAGATCGAGGACCAGTTTTATTTCGCCGAATGCTATCGGATCTACAGAGAAACGGTCGAATGGATCGTCCGCGAGAAGCCGGACGGCCTGGCGATTGACCTTGGGTGCGGGACGGGGAAACAGACGGTCCTGCTGGCGCAGCGGGCCGGGCGGGTAGTCGGGATCGACATCTCGGATCAGATGATCGAGGCGGCGCGGCAACGGTGCAATGGCCGGTCTAACGTCAGCCTTGTGACCGGCGACATCACCAGGCTGCCGTTCGAAGATGGATGCGCCCAGGCCATGGTCGCCTATGGCGATGTCATCGGCCACAACTTTACGGCGGTCGATGTCGTACTGCGAGAGATGGTGCGGGTCTGTGCGCCGCGCGGGCTCATCTCGTTCGAGATCGATTCGAAGTGGTGTCCTGATCTGCTCTATCTGCCAAAGGAGCTGTGGCAGGCCATGACGACTCTGGGCGGGCACCTGCGGGAGTGGAAAGAGATGCAGTTTAAGACCTTCACCTGGTCGGAGCTGACACGCCTCTTGCAGGCGCACAATCTGCGGCTTGTTGAGGTCCGGAGCATGAATATCCTGACCATGCTGTTCCCCCCGTCGCTGCTCTTTCGCCGGAGGCAGGACGCCCCTCGTTTCGATGCTCTCTTCCGACGCGTGATGGCGCTCGATATGAGGCTGGGAAGGTGCCTGCGGTGCGGCTCCACTAGAATCGTGACGGTGGAGAAGCCGTAA